DNA from Cyprinus carpio isolate SPL01 chromosome B3, ASM1834038v1, whole genome shotgun sequence:
GGTGAGGAGGAAAGCCTGTGTGTATCCTATGCCTTAGAGGACAGCATAaaacccacaataaataaataacagagagaataatattaataataataataacagttattctctcgatgctatttttcagtattttaagtATGAAGGTATTTTTTTCCCTgtaggttttttaaataaaaaaaaaaaaatcataatgtttagtgaaattatttAGCACgaccaaaaaagtttgagaaccactggtctaaagttaacagacagtgtttaaaaagtgcagtccgcatgtttacatgtttattacagtgactttgaATTAACTGTGTGGtaaagcaacagatttgtttttatatttctgcaatctactttagtttgtgtgatttttatacGTGTTTATACAAGgcttatttgtcagtgctttatgttgtcataattattataaGCTTACAAGGTTGGAatttcaacaaatcagtcaatatactactgtgattgtagttgtttaataaaaatgtcattcatatcaaTTCATGCATCACCTCATTTCATCGTAACATAGGCATGGcctacagaaaagaacatttgtttAATCTCTCTAATATTGTATTGGTCGTACTGTACAATGATTTTTAGCTCATCTTTGTTGAAaaatacagaacataaagagctttaaaaaataattgcatattaaatcgCAATAGGATtattggtaaaaaacaaaaacaaaaaaacaattattttccaaaatcgttcagccctaattaaaagccatttctaaagAATTTAActcataaaacatattaaaactaataatttattataattttaacaatacttGGGCCCTGGGAATCTTATGTTTTTGcattaattccattttatttttcctaaattgttttgtgtgtgtgtgtgtgtgtgtgtatatatatataaaatatacacacacatgcatagtggtgtgtttattagtcacgttgaatcaataaaagcagttaaatcttcagtttattcagctgcagtgaTAAGGATTTTCTGGGTTTCTTCTGCAGCATGTATTAGGAGTTTCAGCGCAAGAGAGCGCCCTCTGTccttcagatggagatttactgctgatcacagaactgtgcttctcTGAAAGATACGCAGGACAATCACAGCTTCTGTCTAAACATgatttattgcctttgcgatGTCATTTCGATCGATTGTGCTGTCCTAATTATATGTGATaacaaataatgtgatttttaacaatatttgtatttattgaaattcattttagTTGCATAGGCTCCTATTATATTTATGTACtactaaccaatcacagcacacactgacccagcttaccaatcacagcgcacactgacccagctgaccaatcacagcgcacactgacccagctgaccaatcacagcgcacacACTGGctcagctgaccaatcacaacacattttgtatttcagaaggcgggccttcatttgatacaggaactattccagcagttcatgccagactggggagagaggtgttctaataatgtaaaatacgtgaaaaatgtgtttttcgaacagcCAAgaatgagagcctgttctagtacacccccaatgCAAAATGAAGACCTTctataggacccctttaaatagagTTTTGTTCTTTTggtgaaaactttattttttcatggtAAGGTTGACATTTGCATGGAATTGCTCTATATCATATGACATAAACATAAAAGATATAAAAGTCATTTTTGACCCCCCATCTTGAATTTTGAGGtaaatctaaatgtattttaattagggctgtgaatctttgggtaaaCAGCGAACAGATTTGTTTCACAATTCATAGGTTTTCGATTTGATTCAAGAACAATTTTTGCAAATTCTGAATGATTCAATtagattcgattcacaattaaattcgaTTCGATTAACGATttgattctgcattctttaagtgcattcaccggattctttaaatgcttagtcaggggGCAAATTACCCAGCAGCCTTTATGATTACAGAACCATGGgttagagaaagaaagaaaaaaacacttctgtccattgttagatgctagtgTAATGATGCTGTGACATGGCATACAAAGAGATTTATGCAagccaagatttaaaaaagagctttaagaGTATAACGTATAGGCTAATGTTTCGTCAcaccaggggcgtagccatcatttcagaagtcacagaaatgttaaatacaaatattttaagcatgcatgtacatgtagttttatttatttatttattattattattattatttactaggAATTCTTTTCTTATCTCTTAgtttgaatttgctataagaaatcaaatacacagctggacaataatcaatcatttgtaatcttttaattttttcctaatgTAAATTTTATCATGAGATaaagatgttgttcatgtattcatgtcctcatttagtgagacggcagatgctgaaatcaccgcaAGAGTCACACACGCTTCAGTACGAGTGGTAGACCAAACCGTGCGTAagcgccattcattaacacagagacacacagaattcaaatttaaatagtcgttttgcagcttaatatttacaaatactagtGGGAGTGTGctcacatgtgtgtgtgcgtgcgtgtgtgtgcgcattGGGGCGGAACACCACTGTGCGTGATACAGAGAGCGCAACCATAACGTAGAGACAGAAACGTCATGCCGTCgtgtaaataagataaataacatAGGGCtatttactttgtttaataaaagaACAAGGTATAGACCTGTTCTATCGGAAAGGTAACTTTAAATGACTTATGTTGTGATCTGGCGCCAttgagaaaatataattaaataaaattaacctgACCTTCAAGGGGGGCGGGGAGTGCCATTTGATTCTTCATGTCATGACCCATTTAAACACTCAATTAATCCAGCagctgattttgatattctaggtattatcaaattgccagagttttgagaacacagcagacatggaggactataatgtaacaaaagcttgttcaaatactgagctgctaaaccattcagggctttataagtaataagcaagattttaaaatctatacgatgtttgatagggagccagtgcagtgttgacagaaccgggctaatatgatcatacttcctggttctagctGCTGCATTAAGCAGAAGGAACAAAgacttagttacttttttgtcCGTTCTTGTTTGAATTTTCAGATTACATCATTGTCTTTGCATTCATGATCAGATGCATCGCTGTATAAGTGCCGTTATAAAGATCCTTTCTTCATGAACACAAacaatgatttttagaaaaaataatataatccaTATAATCCATAAATGAtgtccatataatgcaagtgcAACAGATCTCAAAGTTAACACTTCAAAAAACAGGCCAAGTCAACATGATGGTAATCCATGCAATAGGGCtaggcgatatatcgcatgcgattgtcacacgCATtccgtcagtaaagccggttccctgattaccgctaaatcgccatcacctgctttcaaatggagcggcatttaatagacagagccatagttcactgacaagctacgcaatatcgcgttcattatcaaaggcgattcatctgaaTGCAGGTGATGGCAATTCAGCAAtttggctttactgacgaaatgcgcgtgacaatcccatgcgatatatcgcccagccctaccatGCAACCAGAGTTGATGAATCAGTGTCTTCTGAAGCAAAAAGATAGGGGTAGGTGAGAAAAATGCTAATACCTACCTATGACTTTTGGCCGGAAGTGATGATTTGTGGTTCAAAGTTTTTaatagtagtgtatatacatGCGTATTGTTTAACTTCAGAAGACATTGATTCACCACCTAGAGTCGGATGGATTACCATCGTGttggttttgatgtttttgaagtgTCCACTTGGTGTAAATCCCACACACGTGCCATATATTGACTCAAACAGatggattatttttctaaaagtcttaatttgtgttcatctgttatatacatctgggatggcatgaATAGGGCTGGGTATTGATTCAGATGTCtcgattcgatttcgattcaCAGGCTTTCGATTCGATTCtcgatttaaaaaagaaaatattacattcagtgaatatagttttaatacacaTGCTATTGATATTACTATAAAATTAACagtaaacataattttataaatgatgaatttataaaaagaaattaagagccacaggcctgtattttaaacctgtattttaaacatttttgggtggagtatccccttAACATCTTAACGAATAGCCTTAAGATTAAGTGTGCTTGGGATGTTGTTTggttgttaaaaatattaattaaatttgatatGTGCTGTGTTTTCCCTCTGTTTTCAGAACATCTCAAGCTTGCTGAttccagagagagaaagacgctATAGTATTGAGAGGATCGGATTAAAAGTGCAACCGGTTGACATGGACTGACCACAGAAAACTTGAAGCCCAGGACCAGCTACACTGAAAAACACCTTACAGTAACAGGCAAGGATTGGACGATCAAAGTAAACAACAAACTTGCTGGACTGAATAACTAACATGGGAAAAGACAAATGTTTGGATACAGCTGGGAAAAAATTGTTGGCAAAGATCTTTGTGAAACCTGGCTTGAGCGTGTGCCGAAAATCCCTGTTacacagaaaatatgaaaaaaagtcatGATCTTGAAATATTGATCTTTCTCAAGCTATTTTCAGTGTCAGTGAATACATGTGCCAACCggataaaggtgttttttttgttttgtttttttgtctgttgcaaACCTGTTACTGAACTATTATAATTCTACTGCATGGCTGCTATCCACATCCGTTCCCACAGTTACCAAATGGCAAGGAGAGGTTTCACACTACAGTATCAAGATATTGACATTATCTTAATGAAACTTACTTGAGTTGCTATTTTGGTGGAGTATTTTTGCCTCTTGGCTAATTTTGTGATAACACTAAACCTTCAttcatcgattttttttttaacagagatcTTTGGATCTAGTGCCAAACCACATAGTGGCTTTTGTGACACCGTTTCTGTGAATGATTGTGCAGCTGCTGCATTTCCCATCTTCACTTTGTTTTTACGTTTTAACTCAAACAGCAAATTGAATCTCCTGGCTTTCTAAATATCGCTTACGACATTGGCTGGGGCTTCCTATATTGCTGCTACAGATGTGACTTTAGATTTCTAATACTAAGCATTCCAGTTTGCTATTTGGATCCTTTTTATAAGAAGGGTTGCTAATAACAGTATTTGGAAAAAATCTAGACACAAAAATGCAGAACTTTCCCAACAGTCCAGTTCCTCTTCATCCGGGGTTTAGCCGAGGAGGAAGTGTCGTCGGTTCCACGTATCAACCCCACCCTTCAGACCTTCAGATATCTCCCAGAAACTCAGAGGACTATGTGGCCATACAGCAAGCTCAACCTACCCTGCAGAGCCATGCGCTGCACCTGCGGAGCCAACAGCATCTTCTACACACTCCTCCTATACATGGCTATGGATCCAGAAGAACAACTGGAGAAATGATGCAGGGGAGCGCTCACAGTGGTGGAGGAGGAAACTCTTACCGTAAGGACAGTgtggattattatttttcagtgagTGGACGAGAAAGAAGCAGAAGAGGCGGAGCAGCGTATGGCGCGGGATTTAGATACTCAAACGTGGATGGACATGTGCCTCATCAGTACCACTTATCTGGTTCAGGGTCATCCTCTGGAATGATTTCTCCCTACTCTATGGATTACGGCTCCGGCAGTGCGTCTGCAGTTGGGGGTAGTAATAGCAGTGGCGCTGGTTCTTTTTCTCCTTCCCAGCAATACAGTCTGTCTCATACTGCTTCAGTACAATCAGGTGCTCAGATGCATCAACTGCAGCATGGTCAGAAATATCAAGGTCAGCATCAGCGGACATACCCGCTTTCTGGAAACCGAATAGCCCCTCAGTTTGGACACTACGCCCCCCTTAATGCAACCTCAGGCTCTACTGGAATGTATAACTCTTCACCGCAAAGATACGACATGAGCAGCAGCAACACGGATGCCAAAATGAAAAACTCTCCCACTCAGTCTAATCCAAATATTAATACAAGTTTGTCTGCTTCAAATAGCTGTGAGAATATGGGACAAAGCTACACATCGTCGGCATATTCGCCACAATCTCAGTCCATTCACAAGCATGCTCCCCATTCCCAGCGTCCCTCTCAGCTCAGCACTGGAGCAGGACACTTGCACACTAAACTGCCCCATTCCGCTGTGTCCTCCAGCCCTGCTCTGCCTTCACACCCCTCTCAAGACCTCGCCAAATCTCCTTTGCACTCTCAAAGTCAGCAGGCTCACATTCATCAGAACTTCAGTCCCATATCTAATCCCTCTCCTGCTCCGTCTGCAGTACAGTCTCCAAGCTGCAGCTCCTCTTCGTCTCCACTAATGGGGAGTTCTGAAGGAAACAATGCCGCTATTCATCTGCAGCCATCATCACACCCCTCTGTTCCAAATGCTCGCAGCAGCCAAAGCCATGGACGTCTTCTGCAGGCCGTACCTCAGCTGAGCCCCACTCCCAATTCAAATAGCAGCATCAGTAGTTGTGGTAGCGGCGTAGGCACTAAAGCAGCTGTTTTGAACCATGGTGCAGGGGTCAGTCATCCTGCCGTGAATCAGAACCGAATGGGACTAAGTCTTCGGGGCGGTCTAGGGGAAGATGGCTCCCTGTACGCTCATGACAAACTCTTGCAGGACCCTGGCATAAATAGTCTAAATGCTCTGACCTCTCAAGTGGAGAATCTACCTAATACAGTGCAGCACATGCTTCTAACAGACACTGTGCTGCTCCAGAAGAAGAGCAGAGACGGTGCCCATCACCTCCAGATGCAGCAAGGATCTCAGTCTTTTCCtggcaaccaaaacaaatctGGAAATTCCAGCGCCAGCGGTCAGACTTCAGTGAATGAAGAGAGTTCTGAGATGCTGGAAGCAAAAGGGGATCAACAAGTAGAACGTAAGAGAATTAGACAGGCAAGTGGAACAAGCAACGAATCTGAGCCACAAAGCCACCCATCATCACAGAGTCAGATGCCGTCGGAAGCAAGTCAACAGGTATTGGATCTCCAGGTCAACACTGGAGTCATTTCAACAGCTTCAAAACAACCGTCTCAAACAAAGACACCAGAAACCCTGACTCCCTCCTCTTCTTCACCACCATCAATTCATGCTTCTGCAGAAGCCAGCCCAAAACAACCAGTATATCCCCCTGCTTCGCCATCTCCTATTCACACAGCACGTCCAAACTGTGTGGCAGAAAAAGACCTTTGTAATGATGATGATAGTGGAACGAAGGGATGCCAGATCAAAATGATAAAAGATGAAGAAAGTGAAGTTGAAAATGCAGATCCTTCCTGTGATAGAGAGAATTCAGAGAACAGACTGTCAGTCCCTTCCACAAAGGATGAAGTAGAGACCGATGCACAGCAATTTGAAAGTCTgagtaaaaatgtgaatatttcagAGCAACATAATGTTGGGGGTGTTGGAGTTATTGTCTCTGCTCGATCTGAAGTGAATACTGAATCCAGGAGCACAGGAGCCAAATCTCCACGTTATGGTGTTTCTCATtactcaaacaaacacagcaatCCTGGGGACCAACGTGATGTGAATGTCTTAAGAGAGACTAGAAATCACAATGGAGAAGGGAAGATGTGCATGGAAACATACGTGTCACAGTATGATAGTTCCCCTAAACAAGAATTTGGCCAAAACTCTCAACCCTCTATTCAGTCTCACCCGGCATCGTTTAAATACAGTAATCCTGAGGTACATTATAATGCTGCAAAGAGCAAAGGAAAGTTAGGACTAGTTAGTAGTATGGGCACAAATAGATGCCAGAATTTTCAGCTGCAGGCCAGCTATGGGTCTATTGACAGGAAGGAGATTGGTGTTTTTGCTATGGAAGGGGGGAGGGCTATCGTCTCAAGAAGTCAGGATAGCAGTTCTCAGTTTCAGCAATCGTTTCCAAGTCTTTTGCAAGAAGTGCTCCAGGGTCATCACTTAGATAGACGCTATGGCCGTCCCGACCAGACATCTAATGTTCACCAACAGCCTCAAGATACATCGCAGCACTGTTATCAAACTAGACTACCTTACAGTATGGTTGAAAATTTGAGTTCACATGCAATGGGCTCTCAAACACTTTTAAGTGGACTTAATGTCAAGTTCAGTCAAATGGCCTCTGGGAAACCACCAAATTCAAGTCAAAATCAGGGACCAGATAATGATATTGTGTTAGGCCCTCCTCATCCCTCTTGGGATTCTGAAGCACATAAGCCCAATGTGACTCATGGGATCTCTTTAGAAAAAGGCAAAACCAGTCTGTCTCCCAACCAGTCCTCCCACATGCAGCAGTCTTTAGATCTCACAACAGGAGTCCCTTCAAAGCACATTAACTTGGCTGACTATTCTTTGCAGCACAGAAAACCATCCAGATATGGTGCCTCTTCTTCTGCTGTGGAACAATTGCTTTTACAGGAAGCTGAGCCATTGGCATGCGGTGTAGGTCCTATCAATCACACTCAATCTCAGACATCCTCAGGAAGGCGCTCAGTAATCTGCGATGTGTCCCCTTCTCGGCGAACAAcacctgaaagagagagaggacacTCCGGGACCTCTGGACCCTCTGTCATTCAGCAGCCATTTTCTGCATCTGGATCAAATGAACTAAAATGTTgcaaggaagaaagaaaagcaaagaaagcaCAAAACAAGGAGGACTCGTCAAAGACTGAAACTGCAGGACAGAAAACAGATGGTTACTGCAGCACACCACCCAGTAAGGAATCTAATAAGCCCCTTCATCCCCCTGTAGATGTTGATTTCGATACAGAAAAGACCAGCAGTGCCAAAGGCAACAGTGAAGCCACCAGCAACTTGCCATATCTTTTGCAAATGTCCTCAAATCCCTTGTCCTCACCACCAAGACACCAGTCTTTCTCATCGGCTGTTGACGGTTTCAGAGCATATGGTTTCAGTGACACCATGGATGGACCAAAAATGATCTCCCTTCCTTCACCTCACCAACCATTCCAGACAGTATCAGCGTATTCTAAAAAAGTGTTTCCACAGAGTTTACCTCCTCACGAGAGACCCGACTGGACTCCTGACAGACAAAGGCTAAGAGGTATGGATAGGCACGTTCCTCAGAGACTTTCTGAACAGAAGTGTAAATCCCAAACTTCAAGTGATATTCTGCCTAGTCAGCATCACCTATCTCGACAGCAATCTTATCCCGCTTCACACTTTGACATGAAAATGTGGGACACTTGTCCTGAAAGAGAGGGAGCTGGACAGCCCACTACAGTTCCTCATGAGCATGTAGGTTCTCAGCCAGTCACAAATGCTGGCCCCAAACTTGGAGAAGAGGACATTTCAGATAAGAGTGCGGCTGACACGGCCAAATCTTTCCGCTCACTGGCTCCAGTTGATGTTATTAGCCCTGCTGGGCACACTGGTAAGACTAACCAAGGGATTCAGCAGGGGCAGAGAGCAACCAAAACTGGCACATCGGCTGAAACCAACCCTTTAATCATGAGAAGGAGAGTTAGATCATTTATTTCTCCTATTCCAGCAAAGAGGCAGCATCAGGATGTTCCAGGTCAGCGACCAGGATTAGCTCATCACTCCCCACTATCTCAATCCCACACTGATTCGAGACTTGCAACCAAAAATTGTTCTGGCAGTACTGATACGCAGCCAAAATTGCCATCTCCCAAAACACAGTATTCTGTATCCAGCACTAATTCACCTTCTCAGTCCAAAGCAAAGTTTCTGCCCCCAAGAAAGGGTCATGGTCTAAAACTTGAGGCGATTGTGCGAAAAATTACTCCTGGTGTGAAAAAAAATGACTTCAACAACAGTCACGTGGAATCTGACTTCTCTGAGGTATCTCATTACACCTCTGATATGCCAGACCCTGAGGGAGGTACATCGTTTTCTAGTGTTCCTCAAGGAGAGGAGGCATGCTTATCTTACCTTGATGATTCTCATACTTTAGATGATCTCTTGCCATACAGAGCAGTTAAAGATGCATTCTCCTGTGATTCTCAGACCCTCAAACCAGGTGCAACAGCTTCTAGTACTAGTGCCCTCAGGAATTTGCCAAAAGATTTTGACTTTGGATTAGGTGCTGCTGGATCTTCAGTGTCATTGGGTGAAAGCGATAAGGATGATTTTACTTTGTTGGGACCCCTTCCACCAGCTCCTCCATTACCTTGTCCTGTACAGGGATCCCCTCCATCTTCTTCTGCGTTGTCTGACATACAGCAATTCACAAACACTTATCAACAGCTGGAAACCCGACGAGGTGAGCAGTCGGCTGCTAACTTGCTGAGGCAGAAACTTCAAGAGACTGGCATGGGCTTTGATGATTACCCAGGTGGGGATTACTATGGGAGCACCACTGGCCATAGTCAGAGCCCTGGGCACCACCTTCTGTCCAGAGCTGCTCAGCACCAGATGACTTCTCTCAGGTCAACCAGTTCAGAGCCTAAAACATCAGAAAACACTGTCCCCAAAGGTTATTTTCCATCAGGTAAGAAAAAAGGTCGCCCAGTGGGCAGTGTGAATAAGCAGAAACGTGCCCAAGCACAAATTCAGAATGCAGCAACAAGCATACCTGCAGCTTCTCTTCCCTCACCCACAGCTGAACCTCAGTCTGTCCCGATCCCAGACACTGAAAGTGAAGTACCCCAAGTATCAACACCACCAGACCAGAAACCCTGTCCATCTTTGACACCACCTGCTCAAACCCAGGTTGTGAAATTGGATGTCGAGAGTGAGGAGACCCAGCCGGAGTTAGATGTGAAGCCTGCTAGACATAGACCGAAAAAGGGGAAAGAGGACAATGAGACTCCTGGCGATcagagaaggagaagaagaggGATGGCTTCCAAAGAGAAGCTGGACACTCAGGCAAGCAGTAGGGGAACTGTCAGTCCATGTGGAATATTCTCAGATGCCAGGAGTAATGTTTTTGCTCCTTACATACATGTAGAGAAAAAGATAGCAGAAATTGGGGATGTCTGTACAATCATTAATGCAGATGATGAAAAATCAAAAGGTGTAGACAAAGCTGGTTACTCGGCGGTTGATGGCCCATTAAATACCCCTCTGTCATCTCAACTtgtgagaaaagaaaaggaaaatgaaagaacaaaagaaaactgGGTTTCAGAGCCAGTTGATTCTGCCTTGCAGTCAGGGAAGACACTTCCTACGTCTGGATATGTTCTGTCAGGACCTGTGATATCAGAGACTGGACACGCTGGTCACCTCTTATGCTGCCTTTGCCAGAAATGGGCCAACTACAAACATCTCGGAGATCTCTATGGTCCTTTTTACCCAGCTGAGTATGCAGCCAAGCTCCCTAAGAATCAACCTCAAGTCCGACAAACCTTGTCCTACCATGGGGCAGCTACCACAGGTTTCAGTATGACATCCATTCCGACAGAAACGACTCCCCTGGATATGAGATTACAGGACCCTCAGAATGTCAAGTCATCTACAGATAGCGATTGCACAGGAAGTCAGGCAACAAATCCAACATCCCCAGCCACCACCATTGGCACTGTTTCTCCCAGCATGGGTGAAGAAATGCCTTTCCAGAACGTTAAGATGAGCAGCTCCACCTCAAAGGTAACGGCTCAAACCTGGGATCCGGCTGGAGAACTGACAAGCGGGCTGGGCACATCAAAAGCTCAagaactggatggtgaaatcatacTGAAGCAGTTGCACATCGAAAATACACAGCAACGGCCCCAGCACAGAAAACTGACATCCCATCCACGCTTCAAACGAAGACATAAGTCCAGTGAAGATTTACCTCGAACTGTCCCCATCAACAGCAAAGCCTCCCTGCCCTTCCAGCCTCCCCCACCCAGCCTGGACTCTCTGCATCCCATGGCCCAACTGACCCAGCTCCCACTCGTTCCTCTGGACCCCGAGGAGCTGTGGGTGCATGAGGGCTGCATCGTTTGGACCAGTGGCGTATACCTGGTCAATGGGAGACTGTATGGCCTTCAAGAGGCACTAGATGGTGCTAGAGATACAGTAAGTGCAAAGTGCTGCAGTTTGTTTGCTGTATTGtgtaaaaattagtgctgtcagaaTTAACgtgttaaaaaaatgcaatgaattttttccagtttaatggcatttaaaatatttaaagggttacactgcccccaaatgaaaattttgtcattaatcacttgccccatgtcattctaaacccgtaaaagctttgtttgtcttcggaacacaatttaaaggggtcatatgatgcgatttcaaatggtcctttctctttggagtgttacaacctcttggtgcataaagaagatctgtaaagttgcaaagactgaagtctcaaacccaaatagatattctttataaaagttaagactcttccacatccccctgaaatggctcgtttaaacacgccccctcatctctacatcactatgtgggaatatttgcataacgcccaaatgttcacacaaagaaagaaggtgtaactttgattcttgctgttcccatattgtg
Protein-coding regions in this window:
- the LOC109045855 gene encoding transcription factor 20-like isoform X3, which translates into the protein MQNFPNSPVPLHPGFSRGGSVVGSTYQPHPSDLQISPRNSEDYVAIQQAQPTLQSHALHLRSQQHLLHTPPIHGYGSRRTTGEMMQGSAHSGGGGNSYRKDSVDYYFSVSGRERSRRGGAAYGAGFRYSNVDGHVPHQYHLSGSGSSSGMISPYSMDYGSGSASAVGGSNSSGAGSFSPSQQYSLSHTASVQSGAQMHQLQHGQKYQGQHQRTYPLSGNRIAPQFGHYAPLNATSGSTGMYNSSPQRYDMSSSNTDAKMKNSPTQSNPNINTSLSASNSCENMGQSYTSSAYSPQSQSIHKHAPHSQRPSQLSTGAGHLHTKLPHSAVSSSPALPSHPSQDLAKSPLHSQSQQAHIHQNFSPISNPSPAPSAVQSPSCSSSSSPLMGSSEGNNAAIHLQPSSHPSVPNARSSQSHGRLLQAVPQLSPTPNSNSSISSCGSGVGTKAAVLNHGAGVSHPAVNQNRMGLSLRGGLGEDGSLYAHDKLLQDPGINSLNALTSQVENLPNTVQHMLLTDTVLLQKKSRDGAHHLQMQQGSQSFPGNQNKSGNSSASGQTSVNEESSEMLEAKGDQQVERKRIRQASGTSNESEPQSHPSSQSQMPSEASQQVLDLQVNTGVISTASKQPSQTKTPETLTPSSSSPPSIHASAEASPKQPVYPPASPSPIHTARPNCVAEKDLCNDDDSGTKGCQIKMIKDEESEVENADPSCDRENSENRLSVPSTKDEVETDAQQFESLSKNVNISEQHNVGGVGVIVSARSEVNTESRSTGAKSPRYGVSHYSNKHSNPGDQRDVNVLRETRNHNGEGKMCMETYVSQYDSSPKQEFGQNSQPSIQSHPASFKYSNPEVHYNAAKSKGKLGLVSSMGTNRCQNFQLQASYGSIDRKEIGVFAMEGGRAIVSRSQDSSSQFQQSFPSLLQEVLQGHHLDRRYGRPDQTSNVHQQPQDTSQHCYQTRLPYSMVENLSSHAMGSQTLLSGLNVKFSQMASGKPPNSSQNQGPDNDIVLGPPHPSWDSEAHKPNVTHGISLEKGKTSLSPNQSSHMQQSLDLTTGVPSKHINLADYSLQHRKPSRYGASSSAVEQLLLQEAEPLACGVGPINHTQSQTSSGRRSVICDVSPSRRTTPERERGHSGTSGPSVIQQPFSASGSNELKCCKEERKAKKAQNKEDSSKTETAGQKTDGYCSTPPSKESNKPLHPPVDVDFDTEKTSSAKGNSEATSNLPYLLQMSSNPLSSPPRHQSFSSAVDGFRAYGFSDTMDGPKMISLPSPHQPFQTVSAYSKKVFPQSLPPHERPDWTPDRQRLRGMDRHVPQRLSEQKCKSQTSSDILPSQHHLSRQQSYPASHFDMKMWDTCPEREGAGQPTTVPHEHVGSQPVTNAGPKLGEEDISDKSAADTAKSFRSLAPVDVISPAGHTGKTNQGIQQGQRATKTGTSAETNPLIMRRRVRSFISPIPAKRQHQDVPGQRPGLAHHSPLSQSHTDSRLATKNCSGSTDTQPKLPSPKTQYSVSSTNSPSQSKAKFLPPRKGHGLKLEAIVRKITPGVKKNDFNNSHVESDFSEVSHYTSDMPDPEGGTSFSSVPQGEEACLSYLDDSHTLDDLLPYRAVKDAFSCDSQTLKPGATASSTSALRNLPKDFDFGLGAAGSSVSLGESDKDDFTLLGPLPPAPPLPCPVQGSPPSSSALSDIQQFTNTYQQLETRRGEQSAANLLRQKLQETGMGFDDYPGGDYYGSTTGHSQSPGHHLLSRAAQHQMTSLRSTSSEPKTSENTVPKGYFPSGKKKGRPVGSVNKQKRAQAQIQNAATSIPAASLPSPTAEPQSVPIPDTESEVPQVSTPPDQKPCPSLTPPAQTQVVKLDVESEETQPELDVKPARHRPKKGKEDNETPGDQRRRRRGMASKEKLDTQASSRGTVSPCGIFSDARSNVFAPYIHVEKKIAEIGDVCTIINADDEKSKGVDKAGYSAVDGPLNTPLSSQLVRKEKENERTKENWVSEPVDSALQSGKTLPTSGYVLSGPVISETGHAGHLLCCLCQKWANYKHLGDLYGPFYPAEYAAKLPKNQPQVRQTLSYHGAATTGFSMTSIPTETTPLDMRLQDPQNVKSSTDSDCTGSQATNPTSPATTIGTVSPSMGEEMPFQNVKMSSSTSKVTAQTWDPAGELTSGLGTSKAQELDGEIILKQLHIENTQQRPQHRKLTSHPRFKRRHKSSEDLPRTVPINSKASLPFQPPPPSLDSLHPMAQLTQLPLVPLDPEELWVHEGCIVWTSGVYLVNGRLYGLQEALDGARDTSCSHCGTVGSTLGCYSKGCTLSYHYLCAIEADCSLNEDNFSLRCPKHKAWSGVAGAVGARTSAPSESPAHIRQTVPGRPSRTPSLDAELRDFL